DNA from Geobacter sulfurreducens PCA:
GAGTGGAGAAGCTCTCCGAGCATCGTACCTATCACCAGACCATACCTCTAACTGACCGTCTCGACTACTTGGCGCCGATGAGCAATAACCTCGGCTATGTGTTGGCGGTTGAAAAGCTTTTGGGTATTGAGATTCCTGAGCGCGCTCAGACAATTCGCGTCATCATGGCTGAGCTCACCCGTCTCAAATCCCATTTGGTCTGGATTGCCTGCCACGCACTTGATATCGGAGCGATGACAGTCTTCATCTACGCTTTCCGTGAGCGTGAGATGATCATGAGTCTCTATGAAAAGATATCCGGTGCACGGATGACCAGCAACTACTTCAGGGTCGGTGGACTTTCATCCGATGTTTATGACGGGTTCGAAAAGGATGTGCGGGAAGTCATCGACACATTCCCCGGTCACTTCGATACCTACGAAGGCCTTCTTACCAAAAACACCATCTGGGTCAACCGTACTGTTGGCAATGGCGTGATATCGGCTGAGGATGCCGTCGACTACGGGATAACCGGTCCTGCACTCCGCGGCTCGGGCGTTGATTGGGATTTGCGTCGTGACAATCCTTACAGTGGCTACGAGAAGTACTCGTTCAAGGTTCCTGTCGGTGAGAAGTGTGACACCTTTGACCGCTACAAGGTCAGGCTCATTGAAATGCGCGAAGCGGTCAATATCATCCGCCAAGCACTCGACTCGCTCAAGCCTGGGCCCGTGCTGGCTGACAATCCGCAGGTCACCTACCCGCCGAAGGAGAATGTTTACAACTCTATCGAAGGCCTCATTCACCACTTCAAGATAGCCAGCGAAGGTTTCCCTGTGCCAGAAGGTGAGGTGTACCAGTCGGTGGAAGCTCCCAAAGGAGAGCTTGGTTACTACATCGTCAGCGACGGTGGCCCCAAGCCATACCGGATGAGAATAAGACCTCCTTCATTTGTAAACTTGGGGGCTATCGAGAAGATGGCTAAGGGATCGATGATTGCCGACTTGGTTGCAGTCATCGGGACCTTGGATATCGTGCTTGGTGAAATCGACCGGTAATGCCACTGCGATAAAGGAGAGGGAGTAATGAGTAACGCTCCGGCCGAAGCTACAACCACAGAGGAAGTGCCCGTTGAGGAAATAGACCTCGGGCCAGCCAACCATGTGATCGACAAGTACCTGACCCTGCCCGGTAACCTCATGCCGGTGCTGCAAGGCATTCAGGATGAGTATGGATACGTCCCCCGGCCCACCATCGATTTGGTTGCCGAGAGACTCAACGTGTATCCCAGTCAGATTTTCGGCGTACTTACGTTCTATGCTCAGTTCCACCTCAAGCCCCGCGGCCGCTTCATCATCCGGGTGTGCGTCGGAACGGCCTGTCACGTCCAGGGCGCTCCGCGAATCGTGGACACGTTCTTTGAGAAGTTGGGGATTGGTCACGCTGAGACAACACCCGACCTCCGCTACACATTTGAAAAGGTTGCCTGTCTTGGTGCTTGTGGTATGGCCCCGCTGGCAATGGTTAACGATGACACGTTCGGCAAGATGACGGTACAAAAGGTCGAAGAAATTATTGCCGAATACAATCAGAGACCGATGAAGTAACAGACCCAACCATTCACATCAGAGGATAGAGCGTTATGGGCGAAGCGATAAAGATTCTGATCTGTCAGGGGACCGGTGGTGTCTCAGCGGGTGCTAAAAAGGTTGAGGCGGAGTTCCTCCGTGTTATCGGTGAAAAGGGCGTCGATGCCACCGTCGGCAAACGATGTGACGTCATCAAGACCGGCTGTCGCGGCCTGTGTGCAAACGATGTTCTTGTGGATATTGTAGATCCCGAGCTTGGGCGTGTAACTTACGATTTCGTTCTGCCAGAAGAAGTCGAAAAGATTGTGGCCGAGCATATCGTCAACCGGACCCCCCTTGAGAAGCGCAAAGCAAAACCGTACTACAACACGTTCGTAGACCAGCAGATGAGGGTTGTTATGACCGGGTGCGGTCAGATCGACCCGGAAAGTCTCGATGCGTATCTAGAAGAGGACGGCTTCAAGGCAATTGAAAAATGCGTTAAGGAAATGACTCCCGCTGCAGTTATCGACGAAGTCAAGAAGTCTGGACTTCGAGGTAGAGGGGGCGGTGGCTTCCCGACGGGCATGAAGTGGTCTTTCTGTGCTGCGACGCCCGGCAAACTGAAGTATGTCATCTGCAATGCGGACGAAGGTGACCCCGGTGCTTTCATGGACCGGTCGATTCTCGAGGGTGACCCTTACTGCATCATTGAAGGAATGATGATAGCGGCATACGCAATCGGCTGTACTGCTGGCTATGTGTACGTACGGGCAGAGTACCCACTTGCTATTGAGCGTCTGCAGAAGGCTCTCGATGTTTGCTACGAAAAGGGCTACCTCGGCAAGAACGTCATGGGCTGGGGATTCGACTTCGACCTTCGGATCAAGAAGGGTGCGGGGGCCTTTGTGTGCGGTGAGGAAACCGCGCTCATGGCTTCGATCGAAGGCGAGCGGGGAATGCCTCGCCCTCGTCCGCCGTTCCCCGCTGTCAAAGGTCTGTGGGGGAAGCCTACCAACATTAACAACGTTGAGACGTTCGCCAACGTGCGTCACATCATCCTGAAGGGTGCTGACTGGTACGCATCTCTCGGTACTGATACCACAAAAGGGACAAAGATCTTCGCGGTCACCGGTAAAGTAAAGCACACGGGACTTGTGGAAGTCCCGGCGGGTATGAGCGTGCGCGAAGTTATCTATAACGTTTGCGGCGGCATCGCCAACAACCGGAAGTTCAAAGCAGTTCAGGCAGGTGGACCATCAGGCGGATGTATTCCCTCAGAAGTTCTCGATACACCGGTTGATTATGACTCGCTTATCAAGGCCGGTGCCATGATGGGCTCCGGTGGTCTCGTCGTCATGGACGAAACTACCTGCATGGTCGACGTAGCACGCTTCTTCCTTACCTTCACGCGGATGGAATCATGCGGTAAATGCGTTCCGTGCCGCATTGGACTCAAGGCGATGTTGGACATCCTCGAACGCATCACCGAAGGAAGAGGCCAAGCTGGTGACATTGAGACACTGCTTGAGATGGGGAGCACCATCAAAAAGGCCTCACTCTGCGGTCTGGGCCAGACAGCACCCAACCCGATCCTCTCCACGATCAAGTATTTCCGTGAGGAGTATGAAGCGCATATCAATGATCGGCGTTGCCCGTCGAACTGCTGTAAAGAGCTTCTGTTGTGGCAAGTAGTCGAGGAAAAGTGCGTTAAGTGCGGAGCCTGCTTCAAGGCATGCCCTGTTGACGCAATTATCTGGGAGAAGGGGCAAATTGCAATCCTAGATAAAGAGAAATGCACCAAATGCAAATCCTGCTACGACGCCTGCCGGTTCATGGCCATCGAGTAGCGAGCTGTAAGTCATACATCCGAGGGAGACAGAGGTCGAGATGGTAACTCTTACAATCGATGACAAGCAGGTAACGGTACCGAAAGACGCTACCATATTTGATGCCGCCAAACAGGCAGGAATCAGAATTCCCATACTCTGCCACGACAAGAAGCTGCACCCCTTCGGCGGGTGCCGCATGTGCCTAGTCGAAGTCGAGCAGATGAAGGGTCGCCAGATCCCGGCTTGTACAACGCCCGTTACGGAGGGCATGATAGTCCGGACCATGACCGACGAGATCGTCAAGGCTCGGAAAATGGTCCTTGAACTGCTCCTGCTCAAGCACCCCATAGACTGTCCTGTCTGTGATGCCGCTGGGGATTGCGATCTCCAGAATCTGACTTATGAATACGGCGTAGATACAAACCGCTTTACTGACGAGAAGTTCAACTGGAAGATCGACTACGTGAACCCGCTTATCGAGCGGGACATGAACCGTTGCGTTCATTGTGGGAAATGCGCGCGGATTTGTGACGAGATCGTGTCGTTTGGTGCATATTCCTTTATCAATCGCGGTATAGAAGCAAAAATCGGCACCGAATTCGATGGTCCGCTCAACTGCGAGTTCTGCGGTTCGTGTGTCTCGGTTTGTCCCGTTGGTGCGCTGATTAGCCGTCCGTTTAAGTTCAAAGCGCGCTGGTGGGCACTGAATAAGGTAAAGACCGTTTGCTCCTACTGCGGGACTGGCTGCCAGTTGACGCTTGGTGTCAAAGACAACAAGGTCCTTACCACCATCTATGATGAAAATCAGGGATTT
Protein-coding regions in this window:
- a CDS encoding complex I 24 kDa subunit family protein, whose amino-acid sequence is MSNAPAEATTTEEVPVEEIDLGPANHVIDKYLTLPGNLMPVLQGIQDEYGYVPRPTIDLVAERLNVYPSQIFGVLTFYAQFHLKPRGRFIIRVCVGTACHVQGAPRIVDTFFEKLGIGHAETTPDLRYTFEKVACLGACGMAPLAMVNDDTFGKMTVQKVEEIIAEYNQRPMK
- the nuoD gene encoding NADH dehydrogenase (quinone) subunit D, with protein sequence MASTEIMTVNMGPQHPSTHGVLRMVIELDGEVIQKITPHIGYLHRGVEKLSEHRTYHQTIPLTDRLDYLAPMSNNLGYVLAVEKLLGIEIPERAQTIRVIMAELTRLKSHLVWIACHALDIGAMTVFIYAFREREMIMSLYEKISGARMTSNYFRVGGLSSDVYDGFEKDVREVIDTFPGHFDTYEGLLTKNTIWVNRTVGNGVISAEDAVDYGITGPALRGSGVDWDLRRDNPYSGYEKYSFKVPVGEKCDTFDRYKVRLIEMREAVNIIRQALDSLKPGPVLADNPQVTYPPKENVYNSIEGLIHHFKIASEGFPVPEGEVYQSVEAPKGELGYYIVSDGGPKPYRMRIRPPSFVNLGAIEKMAKGSMIADLVAVIGTLDIVLGEIDR
- the nuoF gene encoding NADH-quinone oxidoreductase subunit NuoF, which gives rise to MGEAIKILICQGTGGVSAGAKKVEAEFLRVIGEKGVDATVGKRCDVIKTGCRGLCANDVLVDIVDPELGRVTYDFVLPEEVEKIVAEHIVNRTPLEKRKAKPYYNTFVDQQMRVVMTGCGQIDPESLDAYLEEDGFKAIEKCVKEMTPAAVIDEVKKSGLRGRGGGGFPTGMKWSFCAATPGKLKYVICNADEGDPGAFMDRSILEGDPYCIIEGMMIAAYAIGCTAGYVYVRAEYPLAIERLQKALDVCYEKGYLGKNVMGWGFDFDLRIKKGAGAFVCGEETALMASIEGERGMPRPRPPFPAVKGLWGKPTNINNVETFANVRHIILKGADWYASLGTDTTKGTKIFAVTGKVKHTGLVEVPAGMSVREVIYNVCGGIANNRKFKAVQAGGPSGGCIPSEVLDTPVDYDSLIKAGAMMGSGGLVVMDETTCMVDVARFFLTFTRMESCGKCVPCRIGLKAMLDILERITEGRGQAGDIETLLEMGSTIKKASLCGLGQTAPNPILSTIKYFREEYEAHINDRRCPSNCCKELLLWQVVEEKCVKCGACFKACPVDAIIWEKGQIAILDKEKCTKCKSCYDACRFMAIE